Below is a genomic region from Caldilineales bacterium.
CCTCCTTCCTGCTCGAATCGGTCGAAAAGGGCGAACAGATGGGCCGCTACTCCTTCATCGGCGTCGATCCGCCGCTCAGCCTGACCCTGGCCGGGAACCAGGTCACGCTGGGGGGAGCGGGCGGGGCCGTGCTCGAACGCTTCCAGCGCGACGACCCTCTGGCCGAGCTAAACCGCCTTCTCCACCAGCGCCAGCCCATCCGCCTGCCCGACCTGCCCGCCTTCACCGGCGGCGCCGTCGGCTTCTGGAGTTACGACGTCGTGCGCCACTTCGAGCGCCTGCCCGCCACCGCGCCCGATGAGCTACAACTGCCCGACGCCGTCTTCCTGCTGGCCGATAACCTGGTCATCTTCGACCACGTCAAGCACCGGCTGCTGGTGCTGGCCAACGCCCGGCTGGAGGGCGACCTCACCCGCGCCTATGCCGACGCCGTCGCCCGCATCGAGGCCATCATCGCCCGGCTCAGCCAACCGCTCGTCCCCCCGGCCCTGCCCGAGGTGGGACAGCAGAACGGCTGGGTCTCGAATCACAGCCAGGCCGAGTTCGAGCGCCTGGTCATCGCCGCCCAGGAACACATCGCCGCCGGCGACATCTTCCAGGTCGTGCTCAGCCAGCGCCTCAGCCGCCACACCCAGGCCGACCCCTTCGCCATCTACCGCGCCCTGCGCATGACCAACCCCAGCCCCTACATGTTCTTCCTCGACCTGCCCGACAGCCTGCGGCTCATCGGCGCCAGCCCGGAGATGCACGTCCGTCTGGAAGGCCGCCGCGCCCAACTCCACCCCATCGCCGGCACTCGCCCGCGTGGGGCCACGCCCGCCGAAGACGCCCGCCTGGCCGCAGACCTGCTGGCCGACCCCAAAGAGCGGGCCGAGCACATCATGCTGGTGGACCTGGGCCGCAACGACCTGGGCCGCGTCTGCAAATTCGGCAGCGTGCGCGTGCCGGTGATGATGGCGGTCGAGCGCTACAGCCATGTCATGCACATCGTCAGCGATGTGGTGGGCGAACTGAATGCCGACATGGACGCCTTCGCCCTCCTGCGCGCCACCTTCCCGGCCGGCACCCTCAGCGGCGCGCCCAAAGTCCGGGCGATGGAGATCATCGAGGCGCTGGAGGGCAGTCGCCGCGGCCCCTACGGCGGCGCCGTCGGCTGGATCGGCTATGACGGCAATATGGACACCTGCATTACCATCCGCACCATTGTCATGAAAGGCGACCACTGCCATGTCCAGGCCGGGGCCGGCATCGTCGCCGACAGCCAGCCGGCCGCCGAATATCAGGAATCACTCAACAAGGCTCGCGCCCTGGCCGTCGCGGTCGAGCGGGCGGAGAAGGGGTTGCTGTGATTGGAGATTAGAGATTGGTTATTGGTTATTGGCGATTGCGTCAATAACCAATAACCAATAACCAATAACAGCTTCGAAAGAACGCTCATATCATGGAGAACTGACATGACTACCCGCAAACGCATCCTCACCGGCGACCGGCCCACCGGCCGCATGCATCTCGGCCACTACATCGGCTCGCTCAAGGCTCGCGCCGAACTGCAACACGAATACGAGACCTTCCTCATCATCGCCGACCTGCACATGCTGACGACGAAGAACGAGAAAACCGACATCGAGGCCATCGACGAAAACGCCCGCCAGATGGCGCTCGACTACTTCGCCTGCGGCATCGACCCCAACCTGGTCACGATCTACCTGCAATCGGCCGTGCATGAAGTCTACGAACTGAACACCATCTTCCAGAATCTGGTGACGGTGCCGCGGTTGGAGCGGCTGCCCAGCCTGAAGGACATGGCCCGCGCCGCCGAGAAGGAGGAGATGCCCTACGGCTTGCTCGGCTACCCGGTGTTGCAGGCGGCCGACATCCTCACCCCGCGCGCCCACCTGGTGCCGGTCGGCAAGGACAATCTGGCCCATGTCGAGATCACACGCGAGATCGCCCGCCGCTTCAACTTTCTCTACGGCGACGTCTTCCCCGTGCCCGAGGCGCTGGTGCCCGAGGTAGGGACGCTGGTGGGGACGGACGGCCAGGCCAAGATGAGCAAGAGCCTGAACAACGCCATCTTCCTCAGCGACGACAGCAAGACCCTGCGCAAGAAAGTCTTCAGCATGTACACCGACCCCAACCGCATCAGCGCCGACATCCCCGGTACGGTGGAGGGGAATCCGGTCTTCATCTACCACGATGCCTTCAACCTCGACCAGGCCGAGGTCGCCTACCTGAAGGATCGCTATCGGGCGGGCAAGGTGGGCGATGTCGCGGTCAAGGAACGACTGTTTGCCGTCCTGGATGCCTTCCTTGCCCCAATCCGCGAGCGCCGAGCCATGTACGAGGCCGACGCCGGTTTCGTCGATGAGGTCATCTACGAGGGCACGCTGCGCACGCAGAAGGAAGCGCGCGAGACGTTGACCGCGGCCAAGAAGGCCATGGGATTGACCGGCGTCTTCACCCGCATTGGCCGCCGCGTCGAGAAACGCCACAAACGCCTTGCTGAAAGATAATGACACAAATGGGAGAAACACAGATATTTCTTGTAAGTGTTCAACTTGTAGGTGCGACGACTTCGCGAGCGTAAATGACTCTGGTTTCAGCACAATGCAGGTCCTGAAGTCGCTCAAAGTGCGTCGCACCTGAACTGATACACCTGCTCAAGGAGCTAAGATATGTCAGCGAGTGGAATCTATCAGGCGGAAACATACGAGATTCAGAAACATATCTTTGCGGTCAGAAATGAGTTGAAGACAGGCTGGTCTGAAGAAATATATCATCAGGCGTTGCGACAATCGTTGTTCGAGGCCCGAATCCCGGCGCAATCGAAACCCAGACGGGCGCTGGTTCACCACGAAAGCGAGGTGCATGTCTTCGAACCCGATCTGATCGTCGCCGACAAGATCATCCTCGAACTCAAGGTGCTGCCACGCGCGAGCGACTTTGCCGGTGAGCATGTTGCCCAAATCATCCACTATCTCAAGTTCTTCGAGATGCGACTGGGGATCCTGGTCAATTTTGCACCCGCTCATGTTTTGACGAAGCGTGTGATCTGGGAC
It encodes:
- the trpE gene encoding anthranilate synthase component I, producing MHLPSLEDVRRLASTGNLLPIYRILPADLETPVSVYLKLRQAGKSSFLLESVEKGEQMGRYSFIGVDPPLSLTLAGNQVTLGGAGGAVLERFQRDDPLAELNRLLHQRQPIRLPDLPAFTGGAVGFWSYDVVRHFERLPATAPDELQLPDAVFLLADNLVIFDHVKHRLLVLANARLEGDLTRAYADAVARIEAIIARLSQPLVPPALPEVGQQNGWVSNHSQAEFERLVIAAQEHIAAGDIFQVVLSQRLSRHTQADPFAIYRALRMTNPSPYMFFLDLPDSLRLIGASPEMHVRLEGRRAQLHPIAGTRPRGATPAEDARLAADLLADPKERAEHIMLVDLGRNDLGRVCKFGSVRVPVMMAVERYSHVMHIVSDVVGELNADMDAFALLRATFPAGTLSGAPKVRAMEIIEALEGSRRGPYGGAVGWIGYDGNMDTCITIRTIVMKGDHCHVQAGAGIVADSQPAAEYQESLNKARALAVAVERAEKGLL
- the trpS gene encoding tryptophan--tRNA ligase; translated protein: MTTRKRILTGDRPTGRMHLGHYIGSLKARAELQHEYETFLIIADLHMLTTKNEKTDIEAIDENARQMALDYFACGIDPNLVTIYLQSAVHEVYELNTIFQNLVTVPRLERLPSLKDMARAAEKEEMPYGLLGYPVLQAADILTPRAHLVPVGKDNLAHVEITREIARRFNFLYGDVFPVPEALVPEVGTLVGTDGQAKMSKSLNNAIFLSDDSKTLRKKVFSMYTDPNRISADIPGTVEGNPVFIYHDAFNLDQAEVAYLKDRYRAGKVGDVAVKERLFAVLDAFLAPIRERRAMYEADAGFVDEVIYEGTLRTQKEARETLTAAKKAMGLTGVFTRIGRRVEKRHKRLAER